The region TCAAGCAGAGGGATCCGGCGACCGGAACAGCGGCGGGCCTCACCAACGGCGCTGCTTGGCGCCCGAAGGCCGGCTCGGCCGGTCGCCGCCGAAGCGCTCCCGCTCCTCGCGGGGACGCGCTTCGTTGACGCTCAAGGCGCGGCCGTCGAGTTCGTGGCCCTGCAGGCCCTCGATGGCGGCCTGCCCTTCGGCCCGGCTGCCCATGGTCACAAAGGCAAACCCGCGCGAGCGGCCCGTGACCCGGTCGCTGATCAGGGCCACTTCGGCCACGGCGCCAAACGGTTCGAAAGCCGTTTGGAGATCGTCGGCGGTGGTGTGAAACGAGAGGTTTCCAACGTAAAGTTTCATGCTTCTCAAAGGTGATTTATTGACGATTGCCCGGCCCCGAGCCGTTCCCGAACACCGGGTTTCAAATCACCACCGGGCAAAAGGGCCTCACCTGACGATCCACCGCACTTCGAACTAGAGCAAACGAGCGACAAGGTCACCCACCCGCCCCAAAACGCAACGGGTATCTTTGGCGGCCTTTGGCCCGAGGCACAGGTCCGGGGTCGCCCGGAGGGCGAACAAACCCCGGCTCGAACCACGGACGGCTTTCACAAAGCTG is a window of Verrucomicrobiota bacterium DNA encoding:
- a CDS encoding RNA-binding protein, which encodes MKLYVGNLSFHTTADDLQTAFEPFGAVAEVALISDRVTGRSRGFAFVTMGSRAEGQAAIEGLQGHELDGRALSVNEARPREERERFGGDRPSRPSGAKQRRW